The DNA window TTCGAACTGTCCGCCTATGCGCTCGATCCCGATATCCAGGTTATCGCACCGTGGCGCGAATGGGACCTCACCAGCCGCACTGCGCTGATCGACTGGGCAGAAAAGCACCAGATTCAGGTGCCGAAGGACAAGCGCGGCGAAAGCCCGTTCTCGACCGATGCGAACCTCCTTCACACCTCTTCCGAAGGCAAGGTGCTGGAAGATCCGTGGGAAGAGACGCCCGATTACGTCTATTCGCGGACCGATCATCCCGAAGAAGCGCCCGACACGCCCGAATATATCACGATCGATTTCGAAAAGGGCGACGGCACCGCACTGAACGGGGAGGCGATGAGCCCGGCCACGCTGCTAGAAGCGCTCAACGATCTGGGGCGCAAGCACGGCATCGGTCGTCTCGACCTCGTCGAAAACCGCTTCGTAGGAATGAAATCGCGCGGCATGTACGAGACGCCCGGCGGCGAAATCTACGCCCGCGCACATCGCGGCATTGAACAGATCACACTCGATCGCGGCGCGGCGCATCTCAAGGACGAGCTAATGCCGAAATATGCCGAGCTCATTTACAATGGCTTCTGGTTCAGCCCCGAACGCGAAATGCTGCAGGCGGCGATCGATCTCAGTCAGGAACGCGTCAATGGTACCGTGCGGCTCAAGCTCTACAAGGGGCAGGCCAGCGTGGTAGGCCGCAAATCGGCCGACAGCCTCTATTCCGAAGCGCATGTGACATTCGAGGACGACGCCGGAGCCTACGATCAGCAGGATGCCGCGGGCTTCATCAAGCTGAACGCGCTGCGTCTGCGCCTGTTGGGAGCACGGGACCGCCGCAGCTGATATACGGACAGCCAGCATCTGCCATCCGATCGGCCATGTCGCGCGACGAATCGCATAAAACTCCAAGATTTCGCGCGCTCTTATACAATAGTTGCGCGAAGGACAATCTACGCTTGCGTTTAGTTATCCACCCTAATCCACAAGCAAAAGTGTGGAATGTCGATAAGTCGGGGTTGCGCGGCTTGAAAGAATCGCATTGGCGAGGCAATTTCAAGTCATCGGAAGGCGGAGGAACCCGCGAAACTTGATAGCCGAAAGGTTTGATAGGGAAGCGGACTTCCAATGAAACCATCCGATACCGTGGCTGAGCCCGCGGCGGCGTTGGAAAACACGTCGATAGCGAACTTTCGGGTTGGAGATCGACGAACCGCAAATGCTGCGAGTGGCTTGTTACGGTTTGGCCGGATCATCCGGTCGCGCGAGGACAGAGCGAAGGGAAGCGCGAGCCGAACCGAGCGAAGTCCGGAAATCCCGGGCCACCGGGGTGCTTAGGCACCGACGGAGCCAGGAAGGGAAAAGTCGGGTGAAACGCAATCCCTCGTGGATTGCCGGAACCGCAGACATCGCGAGGCCGCTACAGATGAAATGGCTTCGGAACCGCCGGGTGGTGGAAGAGAAGGAAAGCGAGCCTCCGGCTCGTCGACCGGACCTCCCCGCCCGACGGAACCGGTTGCCGGCGCGAGCGCCGGGCGCATTAGTCCTGCGGCTTCGGCCAATGGATGACACGCTTCGGCGGTCGGTTCCCCCCGGAACAGCCCGTCGGTGAGAGCGGGGTCGGCAGCGATGCCGGCCCCGTTTGCGTTGGCCCCACAAGCATTTCTTTCCAGCGATAGACGCACGCGCGATTCGACACACCACATGTTGTGGTGCGCGACGTGATAGGGGCCTCCTTGGCCTCTACGAGGTCCGCGAATCACGACCGGACGCACTCCAAATGCGGCGAAACGGTGGCCTGTTAGGACTCTCCCGCGAAGCGTACTGTATACACCCACCCCATGGACGGGAACCAAACCATCCGCCGATCGGCCACGCTGATCCTCGCCGGGCTCGCCCTTGCCTGGCCGAGCACTGCTGCCGTCTCTCAGGACGGCGCCACGGTGTCCGAGCCCGTCGTGCAGCAGGTTGCGCCCGATTTCGCCGACCGGTTTCCCACCGTGCCCGCGCCCGATGTGATCGCCGATGCCGATCCCGGCGCGGTCGATGTCACCGAGATCGAGCCGCCGGTCGAAATCGTCGAGGACGAGCCGGTGATCGCCACCGGCGTCGCCTCCTATTACGGCAGACGGTTCCATGGCCGCCGCACCGCCAGCGGCGAAGCCTTCGACATGACCGCGATGACCGCCGCACACCGCTCGCTGCCGTTCGGCACACAGGTCCGCGTCATCAATCCGCGTAACGGTCGCAGCGTGATCGTACGCATCAACGATCGCGGTCCTTTCAGCGGCAATCGCCTGATCGACCTTTCGCGCGCCGCCGCCGAGGAAATCGGCATCGTGCGCGCAGGCCATGGACGCGTCGAGCTCGCCCTGGTCGACTAACCGGGCCGATATGGCACGCTAGAGCGTCAGTTCCGAAACGTCGCGCAGGCTGCCGAGCTTGCCCTTGATGAAAGCGTTGAACGCGATTGAATAGCGTTGCTGCTGGGTCTGGTTAGGCTCGACATAATGCTGGAGCCTGCTCGGAAAGAGCAAGAGCTGGCCCTGCTGCGGCACCACCACGTTCTTCAAGGTGTTGTACACATTGACTTGGCCGTTTGTAGGGCCGAGCTCCAGCTGCTGGTAACTGCTGTGCCGTTCGAACACCATGTTACCCGGCGGTTCGGGCATTTCGGCGTAATATAGCGAGCCCGAAACGATCGAGTTCGAATGCGAGTGTCCGTGCATGCCGGCACCGGGCGGATTGATCAGCGTCCAGCTTTGCGTGACATAGAACTTTTGCGGAATCCCCATCACATCGCGCGCATAGCTATCGAGCGCATTCTGCACCGCCTTGGCGATCGAGCGCAGCTCCTTGCGCTCGAAGATGTAGAGATCCTTCGAAATGCGATTGGTCTGGTTGTCGACCATTTCGAGCCCCTTGAGCAGATCGATCTGCTCCGGCGTGATCGCATCGGATATATCGGTCGCGAAATAAGGTTCCGCGAATAGCGGTTTTACATCGAATGCGCGTGTCGCCATCCGGTCGTTCCCCTGTAATGTCACCCCCGAATATTCAGCCCCCGGGAGTTTCAGTCCGGATCGCAGGCTATCATCCACTTCCCGGG is part of the Alteriqipengyuania halimionae genome and encodes:
- a CDS encoding argininosuccinate synthase; translated protein: MSQNPGSAKKVVLAYSGGLDTSVIAKWLMKERGLEVVTFTADLGQGEEIEPARAKARAMGIPDEHIYIEDLREEFVRDFVFPMMRANARYEGDYLLGTSIARPLISKRLVEIAHETGADAIAHGATGKGNDQVRFELSAYALDPDIQVIAPWREWDLTSRTALIDWAEKHQIQVPKDKRGESPFSTDANLLHTSSEGKVLEDPWEETPDYVYSRTDHPEEAPDTPEYITIDFEKGDGTALNGEAMSPATLLEALNDLGRKHGIGRLDLVENRFVGMKSRGMYETPGGEIYARAHRGIEQITLDRGAAHLKDELMPKYAELIYNGFWFSPEREMLQAAIDLSQERVNGTVRLKLYKGQASVVGRKSADSLYSEAHVTFEDDAGAYDQQDAAGFIKLNALRLRLLGARDRRS
- a CDS encoding septal ring lytic transglycosylase RlpA family protein gives rise to the protein MDGNQTIRRSATLILAGLALAWPSTAAVSQDGATVSEPVVQQVAPDFADRFPTVPAPDVIADADPGAVDVTEIEPPVEIVEDEPVIATGVASYYGRRFHGRRTASGEAFDMTAMTAAHRSLPFGTQVRVINPRNGRSVIVRINDRGPFSGNRLIDLSRAAAEEIGIVRAGHGRVELALVD
- a CDS encoding TIGR02466 family protein, producing MATRAFDVKPLFAEPYFATDISDAITPEQIDLLKGLEMVDNQTNRISKDLYIFERKELRSIAKAVQNALDSYARDVMGIPQKFYVTQSWTLINPPGAGMHGHSHSNSIVSGSLYYAEMPEPPGNMVFERHSSYQQLELGPTNGQVNVYNTLKNVVVPQQGQLLLFPSRLQHYVEPNQTQQQRYSIAFNAFIKGKLGSLRDVSELTL